A single window of Aspergillus flavus chromosome 4, complete sequence DNA harbors:
- a CDS encoding putative sulfite reductase yields the protein MDLRLDEDLSLYSKYVTFYIPGDFEGGLERNALIKIDPTGFFIRQPPEPHNLNETQTPEASLFQTIHMGAAVVDPIKWRLIVDGLVERPISISLEQLKQMPQTHVTSFHECYGSPLAAPTKNVWRIGCVSWTGVPLRCLLALTRPDLSIGTYVWSDGLDSGTFAGVQSDRYQKDLPIEKALSSEVLVAYEMNGKPLGKERGGPVRLVVPGWFGTNSTKWLCRLSVQDRRSPSPFTTVFYNETDPTDMTGKKIRPVWGVEPNSIVVRPRPDEFYERPGNIEVWGRAWGSEEIIRVEVCIGHGKTWTEAYVEPRKRFEWQLFRLTILFPDVGTYIISARATDRRGVQQPLTMRRNHVPSVRIHVGRSIH from the coding sequence ATGGATCTTAGATTAGATGAAGATCTCAGTCTTTACTCAAAATATGTGACGTTCTATATACCGGGTGATTTTGAAGGAGGACTGGAACGAAACGCATTGATCAAAATTGATCCGACCGGGTTTTTCATTCGACAACCTCCCGAGCCTCATAACCTCAATGAAACCCAGACTCCTGAAgcctccctcttccaaacAATACATATGGGTGCCGCTGTGGTTGATCCTATCAAGTGGAGGCTCATTGTCGATGGCCTGGTGGAGAGACCTATTTCAATAAGTCTTGAGCAACTGAAACAAATGCCTCAAACTCATGTCACCTCTTTCCATGAATGCTATGGGAGTCCATTGGCAGCTCCGACGAAGAACGTATGGAGAATAGGATGTGTTTCTTGGACAGGTGTGCCGCTGAGATGTTTACTTGCCCTTACACGGCCGGACCTCTCTATCGGGACATATGTCTGGTCCGATGGACTGGACTCGGGAACTTTCGCCGGTGTCCAGAGTGATCGGTACCAAAAGGATCTGCCTATCGAGAAGGCACTTTCATCTGAGGTTCTGGTTGCTTATGAGATGAATGGCAAACCATTGGGAAAAGAACGAGGGGGTCCAGTACGACTAGTAGTACCTGGATGGTTTGGGACAAACTCCACTAAATGGCTTTGCCGTCTTTCCGTGCAGGACAGAAGATCTCCTAGTCCATTCACAACTGTATTTTATAATGAAACTGACCCTACTGACatgacaggaaagaagatTCGACCTGTTTGGGGAGTGGAGCCCAACTCGATTGTCGTTCGTCCTCGGCCAGATGAATTTTATGAAAGACCAGGAAACATTGAGGTCTGGGGTCGAGCGTGGGGATCAGAGGAGATTATACGTGTGGAAGTTTGCATTGGTCATGGAAAGACTTGGACAGAGGCCTATGTAGAACCTCGGAAGCGGTTTGAATGGCAACTCTTCCGTCTCACCATCCTCTTTCCTGACGTTGGAACATATATAATTAGCGCACGAGCAACAGATCGACGTGGGGTTCAGCAACCACTGACAATGCGACGGAACCATGTTCCGTCCGTGCGGATACATGTAGGCAGAAGTATTCATTGA
- a CDS encoding Aldehyde/histidinol dehydrogenase, with translation MKNEFPSTIPIKVKGAELETKQSRSQVNPYRHKDIVANYALATPDQVNIAVDAALKAKPSWEATPFEDRAAIFLRACELITGKYRSEMVAATMLGQGKNIWQAEIDAPAETVDFFRYHVQEAWALYSQQPKVHPDGNWNKLEYRPLEGFAYAIAPFNFTALGATLVGPAALLGNVVIWKPPDSALHASWLLHKILLEAGLPKGVIQFLPGDAEEVTNTILKRPEFSALTFIGSTATLKGIQKKIGDGIGQGIYNSYPRVVGETGGKNWGVVHSSADVRSAALNTIRAAFEYQGQKCSANSRVYVAESVWPEFQQHLKEETEALKVGDVEDYDNFVTPVIHERSFDKLNDFIEAARTDSELELITGGKASKVKGYYVHPTIYKTSNPRHDIMKRELFGPILGVYVYPDAEWEETLKLIDTTSRYGLTGSIYARDPYASRQAQTALKHAAGMLYLNTKCTGSTVSQQPFGGSRDSGTNDKTGTMAHLQRFVSTRTIKEEFVPLVKVEYPSNEV, from the exons atgaagaatgaaTTCCCTTCCACAATCCCAATCAAAGTAAAAGGAGCAGAA CTTGAAACGAAGCAATCCCGCTCCCAAGTGAACCCTTATCGGCACAAAGATATCGTGGCTAACTATGCACTGGCTACACCTGATCAAGTAAATATAGCCGTCGACGCGGCTCTCAAGGCCAAACCTTCTTGGGAAGCCACTCCATTTGAAGACCGTGCAGCTATTTTTCTGCGTGCTTGTGAGCTCATTACTGGCAAGTATCGCTCTGAGATGGTCGCTGCGACGATGCTTGGTCAAGGCAAAAACATCTGGCAGGCAGAGATTGATGCCCCAGCGGAGACCGTTGACTTCTTCCGCTACCACGTTCAAGAGGCATGGGCTCTTTACTCTCAACAACCTAAAGTTCATCCCGACGGAAACTGGAACAAACTTGAATACCGCCCACTTGAAGGATTTGCGTATGCGATTGCCCCTTTCAATTTTACAGCACTTGGAGCTACCCTTGTTGGCCCGGCCGCATTGCTTGGAAACGTGGTCATCTGGAAGCCGCCAGATTCGGCCCTTCACGCTAGTTGGCTTCTCCACAAGATTCTGCTGGAAGCTGGCCTTCCTAAGGGTGTTATTCAATTCCTACCCGGCGATGCCGAGGAAGTAACCAACACCATCCTTAAAAGACCCGAATTCAGTGCCCTGACGTTTATTGGATCTACTGCTACTCTCAAGGGTATTCAAAAGAAGATTGGAGATGGTATTGGACAAGGTATCTACAACTCCTACCCTCGTGTTGTGGGTGAGACTGGTGGGAAGAACTGGGGGGTGGTCCATTCATCTGCGGACGTGAGGAGTGCTGCTCTGAACACTATTCGCGCTGCCTTCGAGTACCAGGGCCAAAAGTGCTCTGCCAACTCCCGTGTCTATGTTGCTGAGTCAGTTTGGCCTGAGTTCCAACAACACCTAAAAGAGGAAACAGAGGCATTGAAGGTTGGAGACGTCGAAGATTATGACAACTTTGTTACCCCCGTTATTCATGAGCGCTCGTTCGACAAGCTGAATGACTTCATCGAGGCTGCGAGAACTGATTCGGAGCTTGAGCTTATTACTGGTGGTAAGGCATCCAAGGTAAAAGGGTACTATGTGCACCCCACCATCTATAAGACCTCCAATCCGCGTCACGATATTATGAAACGGGAGCTGTTCGGACCGATTCTGGGTGTCTATGTTTACCCCGATGCTGAGTGGGAGGAAACCCTGAAGTTGATTGATACAACCTCTAGATATGGCCTTACTGGCAGTATCTATGCGAGGGATCCGTACGCCAGTCGTCAGGCTCAGACTGCCTTGAAGCATGCTGCTGGTATGCTCTACCTGAACACTAAATGCACCGGCTCTACGGTCTCTCAGCAGCCATTTGGCGGTAGCCGAGATTCTGGTACTAATGATAAGACTGGCACTATGGCTCATTTGCAAAGGTTTGTTAGCACACGAACGATCAAGGAGGAATTTGTGCCGTTAGTGAAGGTGGAATATCCTTCCAATGAGGTCTAG
- a CDS encoding Endoribonuclease L-PSP/chorismate mutase-like protein, whose translation MFSPRAIRSISSLNHLFYSIPSPALGNRSISTTAPIFTPVTSVQTNRAYAPFAHYSQTIKAGGHVWLSGQIPADAQGNLIKGSTVQKTKAIIQNTKAILKEAGSGLDRVFKVVVYVKDSSIMSDFASVYDPAFPHRPARSLVEVSKLPAGVNIQVDFIAVV comes from the exons ATGTTCTCCCCGCGTGCTATTCGCAGTATATCTTCCCTCAACCATCTCTTCTACTCTATTCCGAGCCCAGCCCTTGGGAATCGATCCATATCCACCACCGCACCCATATTTACCCCAGTTACAAGCGTGCAGACCAATCGAGCATATGCTC CTTTCGCACACTAC TCCCAAACAATCAAAGCCGGCGGCCACGTCTGGCTCTCCGGTCAGATTCCAGCGGACGCCCAAGGTAATTTAATTAAGGGCTCGACCGTCCAAAAGACCAAAGCTATCATCCAGAATACGAAGGCTATTCTTAAAGAGGCCGGCTCCGGACTGGACCGGGTTTTCAAGGTGGTT GTCTATGTTAAAGATTCCAGTATCATGTCTGACTTTGCTTCTGTGTATGATCCTGCGTTTCCGCACCGTCCGGCACGGTCTTTGGTGGAAGTATCCAAGTTGCCTGCTGGAGTAAATATTCAGGTGGATTTCATTGCTGTTGTGTAA
- a CDS encoding putative aspartate aminotransferase, with product MKTNLSLRGSELAQQKPVFLDILSDAWDPVSNPEGVVNIGLAENTLMHSEMLQFIESRSQVTSHILTYGDGFSGSRLLKESLCHFLNQRFSPLTPLSPSHISVTSGVSNAIECCAWALCDPGDYILLGRPYFNAFKSTFGLRAGVAVYDVKFGAIDPFSHEAVRQYEQAYNQAQRDGIRIKALVLCSPHNPLGRCYSEDVLAEYMVFCNRHKLHLISDEIYALSVWENPALPDSVPFKSILSMDIKSLMDPSMAHVVWGLSKDFGSTGLRIGCLISQSNTHLLEAADGISLYNFPSSLADNIASSLLRDDKFTSSYIATNQHRLAESYSFVTSLLRRYGIPFYESNAAFFVWINLGAVTKNGANDTEIMARLREKKVYVGAGYMYASEEPGWFRMVFAHPTPILQEGLQRIAQALEI from the exons ATGAAGACTAACCTTTCCCTCCGCGGTAGCGAATTAGCGCAGCAGAAGCCTGTCTTCTTGGATATACTCAGTGATGCCTGGGATCCTGTATCAAACCCCGAGGGGGTTGTGAATATTGGACTCGCTGAGAAT ACATTAATGCATTCAGAAATGCTGCAGTTCATTGAATCCAGA TCACAGGTCACCTCTCACATACTGACCTACGGTGATGGATTTTCCGGCTCAAGACTCCTTAAAGAATCGTTATGCCATTTCCTAAACCAACGCTTTTCGCCCTTGACCCCGTTATCTCCCTCCCATATCTCTGTCACCTCTGGTGTGAGCAATGCAATTGAATGCTGCGCCTGGGCTCTCTGCGATCCTGGGGACTATATCTTACTTGGACGCCCGTACTTCAATGCCTTCAAGTCGACATTTGGACTTAGAGCCGG GGTCGCGGTTTACGATGTCAAGTTTGGGGCTATTGACCCTTTCAGCCATGAAGCAGTGAGGCAATACGAGCAGGCATATAATCAGGCACAAAGGGATGGCATCCGTATTAAAGCCCTTGTGCTATGCTCACCGCATAATCCTCTTG GCAGATGCTATTCGGAAGATGTTCTCGCTGAATACATGGTGTTCTGTAATAGACATAAACTACACCTTATCTCGGATGAGATATACGCATTGTCAGTGTGGGAAAACCCGGCTCTTCCTGACTCGGTGCCCTTTAAATCTATCCTTTCTATGGATATCAAGAGCCTCATGGATCCTAGTATGGCACATGTGGTATGGGGCTTGAGTAAA GATTTCGGATCGACAGGATTACGGATTGGGTGTCTTATTAGCCAATCAAATACACATCTTCTCGAAGCTGCCGACGGCATTTC GCTCTACAACTTTCCATCCAGCTTGGCGGATAATATTGCTTCGTCTCTCCTTCGAGATGATAAATTTACAAGTAGTTACATTGCGACAAATCAGCATCGTTTGGCCGAGAGCTACTCCTTTGTCACAAGTTTGCTACGGAGGTACGGGATACCATTCTACGAGTCCAACGCTGCCTTCTTCGTGTGGATAAACCTCGGCGCTGTGACCAAAAATGGTGCTAATGATACTGAGATAATGGCGCGACTCCGGGAGAAAAAGGTCTACGTAGGTGCCGGATACATGTACGCGAGCGAAGAACCAGGCTGGTTTCGGATGGTATTCGCTCATCCCACACCTATACTTCAAGAAGGTCTCCAGCGCATTGCCCAAGCTTTAGAAATCTAA
- a CDS encoding putative monooxygenase — protein MTSTTSNVVDGVVRHPLTGLKVIIVGAGLAGLCMGIESWRKGHDVEIIERSTSIAQTGDIIGLGPHAWCTLREYPKMFEEWTRIDNDTEVHVCQQDGSLAIPKREFEWNLEGTAQHAAWPLKVSGCFFRRDVALMFFAQAQRLGIPITFGVGVTKYLEDPARGLAIIHTDVGQEMSADIVVAADGLGTKSHSVVLGYPTRAVSTGYCVDRAAYPVSVLKDSPVLLKAISELGRPQWRMYNGDRCHIVVCITKDRVAINSTHEDDGTATESWSTGVTPEQMAAALPNLERWDPLLVEAIKNTPPDNIVRWKLCLRNPQPKWTSATGRVVQVGDAAHSLLPTSANGAAMALEDSISLAECLRLGGKEGAAVATRVHQILRYQRTALIQHCGFVNRRELHNTSMKEVTDGGHAFLFYGKWLWQHNAENYAAANFEAARQSIELGSVFKNTNLPRGHVFEDWTMESELEKEKAGIFVQDLKTNGEWTLL, from the exons ATGACATCTACAACCTCCAATGTTGTCGACGGCGTTGTTCGTCACCCCCTTACTGGCTTGAAAGTTATCATCGTGGGAGCTGGCTTGGCCGGTTTATGTATGGGCATCGAGTCCTGGAGAAAGGGCCACGATGTCGAGATAATTGAGAGGAGTACCTCCATCGCCCAAACTG GAGATATCATCGGACTCGGTCCTCACGCTTGGTGTACTCTCAGGGAATATCCCAAAATGTTCGAGGAGTGGACTCGAATCGATAATGACACAGAAGTCCACGTCTGCCAGCAAGATGGCAGCCTAGCTATCCCCAAGCGTGAATTTGAATGGAACCTGGAAGGAACTGCCCAACATGCGGCGTGGCCTCTCAAGGTTTCGGGATGCTTTTTCCGCAGGGATGTGGCACTTATGTTTTTTGCTCAGGCCCAGAGGCTGGGTATCCCCATCACTTTTGGTGTTGGCGTCACTAAATACTTGGAAGATCCCGCTAGAGGCTTAGCAATTATACATACCGACGTTGGACAAGAGATGAGTGCCGATATTGTTGTGGCGGCAGATGGACTCGGCACTAAATCCCATTCTGTGGTACTCGGCTACCCTACCCGGGCTGTTAGTACAGGTTATTGTGTTGATCGTGCGGCTTATCCTGTGAGTGTCTTGAAAGATTCACCGGTCCTTTTGAAGGCCATATCTGAGCTGGGACGGCCCCAATGGCGTATGTATAACGG AGACCGATGCCATATCGTCGTGTGCATTACCAAGGACAGAGTTGCCATAAACTCGACGCATGAG GATGATGGTACAGCCACAGAATCGTGGTCGACCGGGGTTACGCCGGAGCAAATGGCGGCAGCTTTGCCAAACTTGGAACGTTGGGATCCTCTCCTTGTCGAAGCAATAAAGAACACTCCGCCGGACAATATCGTCCGATGGAAATTATGCTTGCGTAACCCCCAGCCTAAGTGGACTTCTGCAACTGGGCGCGTCGTACAAGTCGGTGACGCCGCACATAGTCTACTCCCGACATCAGCTAACGGGGCTGCCATGGCCCTGGAAGACTCCATATCACTCGCAGAATGTCTACGACTTGGCGGAAAGGAGGGGGCCGCTGTAGCAACCAGGGTGCACCAGATCCTTAG ATATCAACGAACCGCCCTCATTCAACATTGTGGATTTGTCAACCGCCGTGAACTTCACAATACCTCGATGAAAGAGGTGACTGATGGCGGCCATGCGTTCCTGTTCTATGGAAAGTGGCTTTGGCAACACAATGCTGAAAATTATGCTGCTGCCAATTTTGAAGCAGCGCGACAGAGCATTGAGCTTGGAAGTGTCTTCAAGAATACGAACTTACCCCGGGGTCATGTGTTTGAAGACTGGACTATGGAAAGCGAGttagagaaggagaaagcaGGTATCTTTGTACAAGATCTGAAGACAAACGGAGAGTGGACTTTGTTGTAA
- a CDS encoding major facilitator superfamily domain-containing protein translates to MSSLPSPVTATDKPHRLEAYGTSYARSLLDQAGITQDVLEFRYRGSGTSRDPYVVVFIDNDPTNPLNFPQWKKWTITILQAFAVLAVAFASTAYTSGVSEIMQEFQVSRTVAILGVTMFVFGFAFGPLIWAPLSELYGRQIVFFVTYMALAAFNAGTAGAPNIADLIIMRALAGTFGSSPLTNAGGVIADMFRAKERGIAMAIFAMAPFLGPSIGPIIAGFLNQSAGWRWVAGLMACLTGTLWVIISLSVRETYAPVILRRRAEKLSKLTGNIYISNLDIGKPERTLGTEFKVALSRPWALLFNEPIVLFMSLYVAIIYGTLYMMFAAFPIVFQTHRGWSLGIGGLAFLGIAIGVMLGVCYSIWYARRCAKVSDRTGGNLSPEARLPPAILGSILLPIGLFWFAWTNSTSIHWVVSIIGSGFFGCGQVLVFLSTMNYLIDSYVVYAASVLAANSILRSVFGAAFPLFTTSMYNNLGIHWASSIPAFLAFACLPFPILFYRYGETIRMKCRYSAKAAHVLAGMESRTRDEE, encoded by the exons ATGTCTTCTCTGCCTTCTCCTGTTACGGCCACAGATAAACCTCACAGGCTAGAGGCCTATGGGACTTCTTACGCCAGATCATTACTAGATCAAGCTGGAATAACGCAAGACGTTTTAGAATTTCGTTATAGGGGAAGTGGAACGTCACGGGATCCTTATGTTgtcgtcttcatcgataACGATCCGACCAATCCTCTGAACTTTCCACAGTGGAAGAAATGGACCATTACAATCCTTCAGGCTTTCGCGGTACTGGCTGTCGCATTTGCATCAACAGCATACACGTCCGGTGTGTCTGAAATCATGCAAGAATTCCAAGTTAGCAGAACAGTGGCTATCCTGGGTGTTACGATGTTTGTCTTCGGTTTTGCCTTCGG GCCACTTATCTGGGCTCCGCTATCAGAGCTATACGGAAGACAGATCGTGTTCTTTGTCACTTATATGGCATTGGCAGCCTTCAATGCGGGAACTGCAGGAGCACCGAACATCGCGGATTTGATCATCATGCGTGCTTTGGCTGGCACTTTTGGATCGTCGCCTCTCACTAATGCTGGAGGTGTCATTGCAGATATGTTTAGGGCTAAAGAACGGGGTATTGCTATGGCTATATTCGCTATGGCGCCTTTTCTAGGTCCATCAATCGGACCCATAATAGCAGGTTTCTTGAACCAATCTGCTGGATGGAGGTGGGTTGCTGGCCTGATGGCTTGTCTGACGGGCACCCTATGGGTcatcatttctctttctgtccgCGAGACATACGCGCCAGTTATCTTACGTCGACGAGCCGAGAAACTTTCGAAGCTCACTggtaatatctatatttctaacCTTGACATCGGGAAGCCTGAAAGGACACTGGGGACGGAGTTCAAAGTTGCTCTGTCTAGGCCATGGGCTCTCCTATTCAATGAACCTATTGTCTTGTTTATGTCCCTGTATGTTGCCATTATTTATGGTACACTCTATATGATGTTTGCAGCTTTTCCTATTGTCTTCCAAACGCATAGAGGTTGGTCTCTGGGTATCGGAGGCCTCGCATTCCTCGGCATTGCCATCGGGGTGATGCTGGGAGTTTGTTACAGTATTTGGTATGCCAGACGATGCGCCAAGGTTTCAGACAGGACTGGGGGTAATCTGTCACCGGAAGCCCGGCTTCCCCCTGCTATACTTGGCTCCATCCTACTTCCAATTGGGCTGTTCTGGTTTGCATGGACAAACAGTACCAGCATTCACTGGGTTGTTTCGATCATTGGCTCGGGCTTTTTTGGCTGTGGGCAGGTCCTTGTCTTTCTCAGCACAATGAATTATCTTATTGACTCGT ACGTCGTGTATGCTGCCAGCGTGTTAGCGGCTAACTCTATTTTACGTTCTGTCTTTGGCGCAGCATTCCCCTTGTTCACCACCAGTATGTATAACAACCTTGGGATCCACTGGGCAAGTTCGATACCGGCatttcttgcttttgcctGTCTTCCATTCCCTATACTGTTTTACAGGTATGGCGAGACTATTAGAATGAAATGTAGATATTCAGCTAAAGCAGCACACGTCTTGGCTGGTATGGAAAGTAGAACCCGGGATGAAGAATAA